The DNA region gccctagtgagtgagctAGGCCTTATTGAGTGAATCTAAGTAGTAAAattcctagtaagtgaagtcagacagtgaaagtcctgatgagtaaagTTATGCACTGGAGATCTTAAGGAGTAAGTCTTAGATGGTAAAGTCTTGGATGCAATCCAAGCATGAAGCCTAGTAGGTCGAATAAACTTATAGGAGTGTggcttgatcctaagggattAACCCTTAGatggtagacttggaggaggaACTTTTAAGTAAAAGATAAGTCTAATACGTTAAGTAGACTTACAGGATTAAGGCTTAAGTTGTTGTCTGATTGTTTTGCAAGAATCTAAAGCTGGAAATAAAATAGAGAGCAAACAAATACAAATGGGTGAACGGAACTTGACTTGGGTCAAACTAGACCCAAATTGATTCAATAGATCGAACCAGTGATTCAATAGACCGATTAAGTTTAGTCCAGATAGCTGAGTTGTTATAAATGTTGGCATAAAAGATGATATGAAAACGATTTGGTTTATCTTTATGATTTAGATGAGGATAATGATAAGTCAGATAATGTGGATAGAGATAATACTTGATGCAGATATGACTTCATCCAAATATAACTTCATCCAGATAAGGATAtgatccaactctataaaaggagatgaaGACTCTACATTTAAGATGAACAATTCTTTTACCAATCTATCtttgtgtttgaaagaaaagATAGTAAGACGAAGCTTTGCGACCAAGAAAGCTCCAAAAGGAGTGTAATGTGCTCAGGACTTCCAAATTAGTTGCTATAATTTGTTTGTCTTTCTATTTATAAGCCatgttttaatttataatattttcgtATACTTATTAAACTGTAAGACGGGTTTCTCCGTTTTCGAAAAGGAAATCACTAGTAGACGGGCATCTTTTGTGATTAGACCTGGACATACTGATCTTAGAGAgttgggaaccaagtaaatcctatatattctttcatttctattattaatttaattaatttatattctatCGTATACTAACCCTGATAGAAAGAACGAACAacgaaattgaaaaaaaaaaaagactgtcGATATTTACCCTCCTCTATCAACATATACCGATCCTACATTAAGTTCATTGAAATACTCTTACATTTTGTTCacaaaataagatcaattttttTAAGGGTTGAGAGTTTAGAGGATCGGTTTACAGGATCAATGATTAATAATTAAGTTCAGGATTCTAGGCTTGCTCAGTTATTTTGCCCTACGTTCTAAGACGAAAATCAATACGTTCTAATTTCTTAGATTAAATTCTatatttaaatattcaattcagtttTACACCTCTTAAAAATGGTTAACATAATAAAATCAATTAACATATTTCAttatattaagaaaataaaaaataatgcgcATTTAAAATCTAGATACTATATTCAAAGTACAAAACATCAATAGCAAATAGAGACTATGTTCAAAATCTGacactaaatatttaaaaatatcacAAGGTTTTCAGACTCATTTAAGATATGCAATTGAGTTCCAAAATTCAAATTAGAGAATATATTCAAAGATAAGACTAAATTTTTAATAATCTCCTAACGTCTAGAAGTACGGGTGTAATTGAGCCAAaccaaatttttaaatatttgaatttgactcgtttataatcgagtcgagtttgagctttatttaacgaatatattcatagctcacgagcttattccaACTTTTATCGAGCATAAACGAActtaataattataaattataaatttaaatatttattaaaaactaagttatatatttagataaaattataatattcttattaaaatgtataattttattctaataaataaatttaatatatttatctatatgtttcataagtagagtgtaaaatctataaattcaatatcaaaactattatttttttatttaaaagttgactTATGAGTTTAATGAACATGTTCACAagttaacgagccgaatattatgaaacttgaacttgatttgtttagcttaatgagtcttattaaacgagctcaaataaGCTTTTATCAAATCGAGTTGTTTCGAATAGTTCATAAAaggcttgattcatttacacctCTATCCAAAAGCTAAAATTAAATATTGTGTTAAAAAACCTAAATTCTTACAAGTTATTCAAAAGTTACCGTATCCGATACCATAGTAAAGGCCTAGGCTAAATGTTTAAAAGTCTCATATACTTCAGAGTGTTAAATCTAAGAACTAGTTATATTTACATGTTTAAGTTCACAAATCCTAAACCCTTAACCCCATTAACTTGAGTTCAAGTACGATCGAGATTAAGTTGAGGGATCAAGTTCAAGTGACTTTAGAGATTAAGTTGAATTGAAAAGCCCAAAAGTTAGAAACTATAAAGTTATGTTCTGATACCGAGTTCAGTTAAAATTAATGATATATTTATATACCAAATTTTGTTCAAAAGACTAAGTTAAATTGTTAGATTGAAATACTATATCAGATTGGCACGCGGACTGTCAGATTGGCAGACTATGGACAattatgtttattttattaaaaaaaaatattaaaatttgtcCAATAGAAAAAACCCTAGAATTATAGCAAAAAAATTATGCTAAGAAAGTACTAGAATCCGAAATTTGATTAGTGTAGtcgtagtttttttttttgagatggCAGATGATTatataaaattattctaaatGTTTTATCATATatttaaagattttcaaaatattataggTGAATTAACAGATTCATCCTTTGTTATTATATTTCTACATTATCATTTCTCCACCCAAGACAAACTAAATATACAGATGATCTATtttaaatttcatcattaattaACAACTCAACTATGGAATTTTTTCATAATACAAAACATTACATATTAAATTGAAAAATTTAGGATTAAATTGTTTTATCATTTCTTTGAAAAAGGTATTCAGTCGCTATTCAATGATCGTTAATTGAGAATTTACTTATAGTGCACAGTAGTAGCAAGAGAATTATGTTCTTCGATCTAATGAATATGCGTTCTACAATCTTCAACAAGTGACATCATAGCACCATGTATCCCAACAAGCCCAGAGCTCTCTGTCTTCATAACTTCTTCTAGCTAGTTCAAGTCAACTTTGACTTACCAAACCTTTATTCTTATCTAGTACCTAGTTGACTATAATTTATAAAGACTTTTGGTGATTAGAACCGAAACTTCATCCAATGCCTACATGTTACTCGAATATCAACCAATCAAAACTTGATCAATCAGATTCGAGAGACCGATTGTACCAACACAGttgaattttgattaaaatatatGGGAAAAAAATACTATAGTTATCTAGGTAAAACAAAGACAAAAGGGAATTTTTTATAGAATAGTACGATGGAAGTCATCTTAAATTTCTATATCAAAATGCATAATTTAAATCCCAAGAActaatacttaaaaaaaaaaaacacaactttaaATCATACGACCACCATTATTAAAAGAACGATGCATAAACATTGCAGAAAGAGCGTTGCTGGTCTTGATATTAAAGAGCAAATGCAGTCTAGTAGATGCGCCTTTGTGATGACAGTGGGGAGAGCTGTGCAAATTAAAACAACAAAAGTTGGTCAGATTTATGCTTATGGTCGTCattttacttggaaaaaaaaattgattaaatcgGAGATGAAAGATGTTACTCTCAAAACAAACACACGGTTTGACTTGTCATGGGAACAAAGAGGAAGCATAGCCAACGACATGTTTACTCATCGCTCTTTATGTTTGTTGTGGATCTTATTCTTTAAATCGGCATGGATATGGATTTTGATGGTTGACGTGTTGTTATCTATCTAAACATGAGGGAATCCATCAAGTACATAGATATAAACTGATGTTTACTTAAGCAAAAGAAGACAAACACGAAGAACAGGACTTCTTGCCTGGGATATCTATCATTCATTGTTGGTTCCCCCAAAATTCTTGTATTCCGCTTTGAGCTCGTGGGTTCCTTGATTCGGTCCTCTCTTGTTGTACACACAAATCTCGTTCAATATCTCTTTCAGGAATTGCTGTTCAAAATAAAATCTTCGACTGAGAAAAATTGAGCAGTAAAAATCAGCATTACTGAAGTAGAAATAGTACCTCAGGTTGGTCAGTCTCTTGGACCAGTTGCTTCAGCGCCCAATTTGGTTGCCTTTCAAACAGTTTAAAGAGAATGTTCAACATTTCGCCTTTGTCCCTGCGTGTCCTCTTTGCATCCGATGCTTTAGATGGTGTTACTTTTTTCTTGTCCTGTCAAAACATCAAATGACAATTGAATATGAATAATTATTACCGAGTTCATTTGGCAATGAATCAAATGgcaattgtcaaaaaaaaaaaaaaaaaacctacctTTGAACTAGATGAAATTAAGCCAACCATGCCAGGCATAGGCCTCATAAGCCCTCCATGATCATTATCGATGACCtaaaattatggaaggaaaaatgTAAGGATTTAACTTTTCAACATAGAACAAAGAAGTAATTGACAGAGCAAAAAATGAAATGCATCAACCTGGACTTTTCTGGTTTTAATCATAGACTTGTTCGTTCTTTCGCGACATATTTTACTATAATCCCTGAAATTTTGAGGCTCGATGTCAAATTTATACTTTACCTTCCCTTCCACCGAGAGCTTTCCTACATTAACAATTACTTTTGTGATTAGATTTCACCAAAAAACACGTATAAACATGCTTCACTAATTGCTAAAGTTGGGCTAATAGTTAATTCTAAAAGGCATTAGAGCACTCGAAGTCAGTGTTTTTATGCCCAATTTTAGTCCCAACAAAAAGAAATGGAAATACATACTTACCTTGATTAGACTCAGAAAAAGTAGACATCGGAACAAAATCTTTGGACGCATTCAGTTTATAACTCCTCGGCGCATTCCCAGAATCATTTGGAAGCATTTCCAAGGTAAACTGTAAATTGAAAAAACATAAACCCTAATCCCAGGCGGCAAGCTAGGCGATTGAAcgaaagagaaaaagaagcagGGAGAAGAGATACATAGAAAATGCGTTTACCTGTTCGGATGAGGGATCGTCGAGGTTGAGGAGATCGATGGTGTGGACGATCTTGGCGACGACGGGGTTGGGGGAGGTGGAGGAGCCAGAGCCGGAGGCGACCGACTGCAAGGCCCTCGACGCCGCCGGCGGACACTTCAACAGCCACACCGGTCGCTCTGATCGCGCCGTATCCAGCGGGATCCCACCATCATCCTCCATCGCCAGAGAAACCGATGGATCACAGAAGGGGAAGACAGAGAATTTGCCTCTCTTTGTATTTTAAAGTGTTAGCCGAGACTTATTCAAATCTTATCGCCCGGATGAGACACGACGGGGAAGGCGTCCGATTCGGTATCTTAACATTTATGGCATAAAAAGTtactatatttatttaattataactAAACAGGAAAAgt from Zingiber officinale cultivar Zhangliang chromosome 4B, Zo_v1.1, whole genome shotgun sequence includes:
- the LOC121976574 gene encoding general transcription factor IIF subunit 2-like; protein product: MEDDGGIPLDTARSERPVWLLKCPPAASRALQSVASGSGSSTSPNPVVAKIVHTIDLLNLDDPSSEQFTLEMLPNDSGNAPRSYKLNASKDFVPMSTFSESNQGKLSVEGKVKYKFDIEPQNFRDYSKICRERTNKSMIKTRKVQVIDNDHGGLMRPMPGMVGLISSSSKDKKKVTPSKASDAKRTRRDKGEMLNILFKLFERQPNWALKQLVQETDQPEQFLKEILNEICVYNKRGPNQGTHELKAEYKNFGGTNNE